The following proteins come from a genomic window of Dreissena polymorpha isolate Duluth1 chromosome 1, UMN_Dpol_1.0, whole genome shotgun sequence:
- the LOC127831975 gene encoding neuronal acetylcholine receptor subunit alpha-6-like: MTWNPANYGGASQMMTSYGDVWVPELILTSPSDDVESLGAAWNRIRYYADGTASWIPVALVKSKCTVDVEIYPFDTQTCTLSYNAMGYELGEVFILPATEEVDITLFSEHPMWDLVDTAAKSEPFAYSWQVSFSFKLKRRPAYVLVNVVLPILFLSVLNLLVFLLVPESGERVSYCITVLLSIVVFMTIVSAMLPRTSKPVPIVSYKLIVDMVISAAITVVTILNLRIYSKDPEIPVPKWLIGIYRFWACAVCRKQKTEPIRMRKLFRKTSKATRIQTVKNSSEAANENDIKRRLSEFQLMDEEQITWKKISYMVDGVAFWLFGLSTLCSFAVFLAIVTSRGK; the protein is encoded by the coding sequence ATGACATGGAACCCAGCGAATTACGGAGGTGCGTCTCAAATGATGACTTCATATGGTGACGTATGGGTGCCAGAACTTATCCTGACGTCGCCGTCAGACGACGTCGAGAGCCTTGGGGCGGCATGGAATCGCATAAGGTATTATGCCGATGGAACCGCTAGTTGGATCCCGGTAGCATTAGTAAAGTCCAAGTGCACTGTCGACGTCGAAATCTACCCCTTTGATACACAGACGTGCACGCTCTCATATAATGCAATGGGGTACGAGCTTGGTGAAGTATTCATACTACCAGCTACGGAAGAAGTTGACATAACGTTATTTTCAGAGCACCCTATGTGGGACCTGGTCGACACCGCAGCGAAGTCCGAACCGTTTGCGTATAGTTGGCAAGTGAGTTTTAGTTTCAAACTCAAAAGAAGACCGGCATATGTCTTAGTGAATGTAGTATTACCTATTTTGTTCCTGAGCGTCTTGAATCTGTTGGTGTTCCTTTTGGTGCCGGAGTCCGGAGAGCGGGTTTCATACTGTATTACCGTTCTCCTTTCTATCGTGGTCTTCATGACCATAGTCAGCGCTATGTTACCCAGGACCTCGAAACCCGTTCCGATCGTTTCATACAAACTAATCGTAGATATGGTTATTAGTGCGGCGATTACCGTTGTGACCATTCTTAACCTTCGTATCTACAGCAAGGATCCGGAAATTCCCGTTCCGAAATGGCTTATTGGTATTTATCGGTTTTGGGCATGCGCCGTTTGCCGAAAGCAAAAAACAGAACCCATTAGGATGAGAAAGTTATTTAGGAAAACATCAAAAGCGACCAGAATACAGACGGTGAAAAATAGCTCTGAAGCTGCAAATGAGAATGATATTAAGAGACGACTGTCAGAATTTCAATTAATGGATGAAGAACAGATCACGTGGAAGAAAATAAGCTACATGGTCGACGGGGTTGCTTTCTGGTTGTTTGGTCTTTCAACACTTTGCAGTTTCGCTGTTTTCCTTGCTATTGTTACAAGCCGCGGCAAGTAA